Proteins encoded within one genomic window of Nordella sp. HKS 07:
- the ftsW gene encoding putative lipid II flippase FtsW — MISRSDRGLFASWWFTVDRLLLSAVLLLMAAGVLISMAASPPVAARLGLDAFHFFKNQLFYLGIAVVILTATSLLEPLQARRAAFLVFFGSLALMVVALFYGPEIKGANRWIDIGPIGLQPSELAKPGFIVIVAWFLAEQTRKPSMPGLPIALLLCGAFVGLLILQPDFGQSALIVITFTALLLIYGIPWVLVFGISALAVVGVFLAYEAIPHVASRIDRFLDPEKGDTFQVDTATQAFQNGGLFGAGPGGGEAKQILPDAHTDFTFAVVGEEFGFLACMGLIFLFAFIVIRILSRAKAEPDPFAALSMSGLAIIFGLQAVINMGVNVSLLPAKGMTLPFISYGGSSLIGMSFAMGLVLAFARSRTLAVQSDPAWRAVTA; from the coding sequence CTGATAAGCCGCAGTGACCGGGGGCTCTTCGCTTCCTGGTGGTTTACCGTCGACCGGTTGCTCCTGAGCGCCGTGCTGCTGCTCATGGCGGCGGGCGTGCTGATCAGCATGGCGGCGAGCCCGCCGGTGGCTGCCCGACTCGGCCTCGACGCCTTCCACTTCTTCAAGAACCAGCTCTTTTATCTGGGCATCGCGGTCGTCATCCTGACCGCCACCAGCCTGCTCGAGCCCCTGCAGGCGCGCCGCGCCGCCTTCCTCGTCTTTTTCGGCTCACTGGCGCTGATGGTCGTGGCACTGTTCTACGGCCCAGAGATCAAGGGCGCCAATCGCTGGATCGATATCGGGCCCATCGGCCTGCAGCCCTCGGAGCTGGCGAAGCCCGGCTTCATCGTCATCGTGGCATGGTTCCTCGCCGAACAGACACGCAAGCCGAGCATGCCGGGCCTGCCGATCGCTCTCCTTCTGTGCGGCGCCTTTGTCGGGCTGCTCATCCTGCAGCCGGATTTCGGCCAATCGGCGCTGATCGTCATCACCTTCACCGCGCTCCTGCTCATCTACGGCATTCCCTGGGTTCTGGTCTTCGGCATCAGCGCCCTCGCCGTCGTGGGGGTGTTCCTCGCCTATGAAGCCATCCCGCATGTCGCCTCGCGCATCGACCGTTTCCTCGATCCGGAGAAGGGCGACACGTTCCAGGTCGACACGGCCACACAGGCCTTCCAGAATGGCGGCCTGTTCGGCGCCGGCCCCGGTGGCGGCGAGGCGAAGCAAATCCTGCCCGACGCCCATACCGACTTCACCTTCGCAGTGGTGGGCGAGGAATTCGGCTTCCTCGCCTGCATGGGCCTGATCTTCCTCTTCGCCTTCATCGTCATCCGCATACTGAGCCGCGCCAAGGCGGAGCCCGATCCGTTCGCGGCGCTGTCGATGAGCGGCCTCGCTATCATCTTCGGTCTGCAAGCCGTCATCAATATGGGCGTGAATGTCTCGCTCCTCCCGGCCAAGGGCATGACGTTGCCCTTCATCTCCTATGGCGGCTCCTCGCTGATCGGCATGTCCTTCGCCATGGGGCTGGTGCTGGCCTTCGCGCGTTCGCGCACCCTCGCCGTCCAGAGCGATCCAGCCTGGCGGGCGGTGACGGCTTGA
- the murD gene encoding UDP-N-acetylmuramoyl-L-alanine--D-glutamate ligase, whose product MFPAKTFAGRKVGVFGLARSGTACAEALRLGGAEVHAWDDQAQSVEKAKLDGLPVGDLKAIDFTTLDSLVLSPGVPLTHPKPHWTVEKAKAAGIEIIGDTEVFQRELAGTGAKLVAITGTNGKSTTTALTGHLFQSAGRDVDVGGNIGKAVFLLRQPVRDRVYVLELSSFQIDLMPSLRPDAGILINITPDHLDRHGTIENYVEVKARMFAHQGAGDTAIIGVDESWGADIVKTISAGAHIVPVSVERALAEGLSAPDGILSERRDGKETATLDLRQLPALKGRHNWQNAAMAFAAGRALGLSLDEIRKGLMSFSGLAHRMQEIGRLDDIAFINDSKATNADAAAKALAAFDDIYWIAGGIAKAGGIAPLSQFFPKIKRAYLIGEAADEFARTIGDKAPFIKTGTLDKAVEAAARDAARDGNEGAVVLLSPACASFDHYPNFEVRGDAFSKAVAALPGIRMTAKGNGHADKPQ is encoded by the coding sequence ATGTTTCCCGCCAAGACATTCGCAGGCAGGAAGGTCGGGGTCTTCGGCCTCGCCCGATCCGGCACGGCCTGCGCCGAAGCCCTGCGGCTGGGCGGCGCTGAAGTCCATGCCTGGGACGACCAGGCGCAATCGGTCGAAAAGGCTAAGCTGGACGGGCTGCCGGTCGGCGATCTCAAGGCGATCGACTTCACCACGCTCGACTCCCTGGTGCTGAGCCCCGGCGTGCCGTTGACTCATCCGAAGCCGCACTGGACGGTGGAGAAGGCGAAGGCGGCCGGCATTGAGATCATCGGCGATACCGAAGTCTTCCAGCGCGAGCTTGCCGGTACTGGCGCCAAGCTCGTCGCGATCACCGGCACCAACGGCAAGTCGACGACGACGGCGCTCACCGGTCATCTTTTCCAATCGGCCGGCCGCGACGTCGATGTCGGCGGCAATATCGGCAAAGCGGTGTTCCTGCTGCGCCAGCCGGTCAGGGACCGCGTCTATGTGCTGGAGCTCTCGTCTTTTCAGATCGACCTGATGCCGAGCCTCAGGCCCGATGCCGGCATCCTCATCAACATCACGCCCGATCATCTCGACCGGCATGGCACGATCGAGAACTATGTCGAGGTCAAGGCGCGGATGTTCGCCCATCAGGGGGCAGGCGACACGGCCATCATCGGTGTCGATGAGAGCTGGGGCGCGGACATCGTGAAGACGATCAGCGCCGGCGCCCATATCGTCCCGGTTTCGGTCGAGCGCGCGCTCGCGGAAGGCCTGTCGGCACCCGACGGCATATTGTCGGAACGCCGCGACGGCAAGGAGACCGCCACGCTCGATCTGAGGCAATTGCCGGCACTCAAGGGTCGGCACAATTGGCAAAACGCCGCCATGGCCTTTGCGGCGGGGCGCGCTCTCGGACTCTCGCTCGATGAAATCCGCAAAGGCCTGATGAGCTTCTCGGGGCTTGCTCATCGCATGCAGGAGATCGGCCGCCTCGACGATATCGCCTTCATCAATGACTCGAAGGCGACCAATGCCGATGCGGCGGCCAAGGCGCTGGCTGCCTTCGACGACATCTACTGGATCGCCGGCGGCATCGCCAAGGCCGGAGGCATTGCGCCGCTCAGCCAGTTCTTTCCCAAGATCAAGCGCGCCTATCTGATCGGCGAGGCGGCTGACGAGTTCGCCCGCACGATCGGCGACAAGGCGCCCTTCATCAAGACCGGCACGCTCGACAAGGCGGTCGAGGCGGCGGCACGCGACGCGGCGAGGGACGGCAACGAAGGTGCGGTCGTGCTGCTGTCGCCGGCCTGCGCGTCCTTCGACCATTATCCGAATTTCGAAGTGAGGGGGGATGCCTTCAGCAAAGCGGTCGCCGCGCTGCCGGGCATCCGGATGACCGCAAAGGGGAACGGACATGCTGATAAGCCGCAGTGA